In the genome of Planococcus donghaensis, the window GCCGGCGTTACAACAAAAGAAATTGATGAATTGGGTGGCAAATTATTTGAAGAACTTGGGGGCGTATCTGGGCCAAAATCAGAATACGACTTCCCAGGGTACACATGCATTAGTGTTAATGAAGAAGTAGCTCACGGCATTCCAGGCAACCGTGTAATCCAAGATGGAGATATTGTGAATATTGATGTTTCGGGTTCATACGAGGGCTATTTCTCTGATACAGGAATATCGTTTGTAGTAGGAGAAGGACATGCAGAAAAAGAAAAAATTTGTGCAGCTGCAGCTTCTGCTTTTGATCGCGCAATGACAAAAGTTAAAGCGGGCGCTAAACTAAACCAAATCGGTAAAGCAGTTGAGCGCGAAGCAAAAGAACAAGGTTTGTTTGTTATCAAAAACTTGACGGGACATGGCATTGGTAAATCGCTTCATGAGGCGCCTCAGCACATTTTAAATTATTACGATGCATGGGAAACAACGATATTAAAAGAGGGCATGGTGCTAGCAGTAGAGCCTTTTATCTCACAAAAGTCTGAACACATCATTGAATCAGGTGATGGTTGGACATTTATCACACCAGATCAATCATTAGTAGCACAAATTGAGCATACGGTTCTTGTGACAAAAGGTGAGCCGATTTTGCTAACGAAGTTGAACAACTAATCGTATTTATTTTTTCAATTTTAAAAACCTGCAGACAATCTCGTGAAATCGAGATGTCTACAGGTTTTTAATTTATTGGGTTTCTTTTTTTAATAAGCAAAATACCTGTCAGTATTACGCCACTTAAGAATAGAGAGGCAGTAGTTACAAGCATTTCTCCAGTTCCGTGTTTGATCGCAATTCCGATAAAGGCCCAAATAAAAACAGCGGCATAAGGAATGTCCATATGATGAAAACGGATGTGCAAAGCAAGTGCAGTGGCAACGGTCAACATAATCACAGTCCACAATTGATCACTCAGTCCCCATCCATTCCAATTATAATAAGTTAGAACGAAACTGATATTGGCAATAGTTGCTACACTGATCCAACCCATATTAATCGAAATGGGTAAGCGCTCAGTAAATGATTTTTCTGAATTTGCATATTGCAAGTAAAGGATGATTAAGGCAATTAGGTAGCCAAGCATGGCAACGATTGATGTGGCGAAAAACTCATAATGCCATAATAGCAGCCAACTAATATTGAACACGCAACTTAATATGAACATCAATGCCAACGTGTAAGAAGGGGTCTGTCCTTTTCGTAAGCGGACCCAAAAAGCAATAATCCAGACAGCTAGCAAAAGGTATATAATGCTCCAAATTGAAAATACGTAACCGGCAGGTGTGAACAGAACCAATAGTCGATTAGACACTTCACCTGTTGTTTGGCCATTTAATGGCAAGGTGTTTGCTAAAGTATTCATCACAATTACAGCAATAAATGCAATTGTCATCAGTAAAACACGGATCATACGAAATCCCTCCCTTACTTTAGTATACCTGCCATAGTTTCAATCAACAATTAACCTTTTCCAAATAAATCCCTAAAAATGTCGATAAGGTGAAGTGTTGAAGATTTGAAGGGAATAATATTCCAGTATCCGAATAAAAAATGATATACTAATAAGTGTTTTTAGAAAATTTAGTTTACCAGGGGGCATTACTATGACAGTGAAATATCCGGAAACATGGGATTTGGATACGCTGTTTTCAGGCGGCAGCGAATCTCAAGAATTGCGGTTACATATGAACCAAGCAGTAACAATGCTTACGGAATTTGAAAAACTTGTTCAAAAATTTAAAGGGCCAACTGGAAAAGAAGATGCTGAAAATGTATACGATTTGTTAGAAAAAATGAGTGAAGTAATGAGGCACTTAAGCCAGTCAGGGGCTTTTATTGGCTGTTTAATGGCACAAAATACACAAGATAAAAAAGCGGGGATTTTAGAAAGTGAAGCAGCTTCACTTTCGGCTCGTTTCCAAAATTCTTTTCAGAAAATCCAACAAGATTTAACAAAGACAGAAGACGCGGTATGGAATGAGCTATTGAATGAAGATCTTTTACGTAAATTCACATTTATCTTGAATGAATGGCGGGAAGAAGCAAAACAATTACTTTCAGAAAAAGAAGAAAGTATGATTACAGCTTTAAGTACGGATGGGTATCATGGGTGGAGCCAATTATACGATATGCTCGTAGGCGAAATTAAGGTCACAGTAACGGTTGATGGAGAAACGAAATTATTATCCGTAGGACAAGCAAACAACTTAAGTTCTCATAAAGATTCGGCTGTACGCAAAGAATCGTATGAAAAGCTAGAAGAAGCTTGGACCGAAAAGGAAGAGTTTTTTGCAAAAACGCTAAATTCAATTGGAGGATTCCGCCTCGAAATTTACAAAAAACGTGGATGGGAAAATGTATTGCAAGAGCCGTTGCATATTAATCGCATGAAACAAGAAACATTAGATGCAATGTGGGGAGCAATTAGTAAAAACAAACAACCTTTTGTTGATTATTTAACCAAAAAAGCAGAATTACTAGGCAAAGATGGATTGGATTGGTATGACGTAGATGCACCGGTAACAGAAAGTACACAGCAATTCTCTTATCAAGAAGGAGCAGAATTTATCTTAAAGCAATTCGGTAAATTTGGTCCTGAATTAGAGTATTTTGCAAAACAAGCGTTTGAAAAAGGATGGATTGAAGCTGAAAATCGTCCGAACAAACGACCGGGTGGATTTTGTACAGGTTTGCCATTAAGTGAAGAGTCTCGTATTTTTATGACATATAGCGGCTCCATGTCGAATGTGGCAACACTCGCACACGAATTAGGACATGCATTCCATTCTTATGCATTGCGACCTGTTCATTCATTAAATCGGTCCTACGCAATGAACGTAGCAGAAACTGCTTCTACGTTTGCTGAAATGATTGTTGCAGATGCGGCAGTGAAAAATGCACAGTCTAAAGAAGAAAAAATCGCTTTACTAGAAGATAAAGTTCAACGAAGCGTCGCATTTTTCATGAATATTCATTCCCGTTTCCTTTTTGAAACACGATTTTATGAAGAACGTAAAAAAGGGGTCGTTCCTGCAGCTCGTCTAAATGAATTAATGGAACAAGCTCAACAAGAAGGATTTGCTGGGGGCTTGTCTTCAACGCATCCGCATTTCTGGGCATCTAAACTTCATTTTTATATTACGCAAGTACCATTTTATAATTTCCCGTATACGTTCGGATACTTATTCTCTTTGAGTGTATACGCAAAAGCTTTAGAAGCAGGAAGTAGCTTTGAAGAAAAGTATATGGCTTTGCTTCGTGATACAGCAGTAATGTCTGCAGAAGATTTGGCGATGAAACATTTGGGGGAAGATATTACACAACAGGCGTTTTGGGAAAAAGGAATCGCTTTGTGTATCCAAGATGCCAAAGAATTCATTTCACTGACATCTGCTGAGGCTTAATATGAACTTGCTTTTTGAAGGACAGACTTGTTATTTGCGGAGCTTAACAGTTGAAGATGCTGAAGAAATGGTGCACTTGCTCTTGCGAAATCGGGGGTATTGGTCTGTTTACGAACCAAGCCACCGTGATAGCTATTTTACACCAGCCGTTCAACGGGAAAAAATTCGAGAGTCAATTTATCAAGCGAGAGAAAACCGGGAATACAGTGTAGGAATTTTTGAACATAAGACAAACAAATTAATCGGTCATATATCTGTTTATAGCGTCAAACGGATGCCTTTTTTAAGCGCCTTAGTTGGTTACTCGATTGATGAAAAATATGTAGGTAAAGGAATTGCTACGGAAGCAGTAAAGTTAATGACTATCTTTGGTTTCGAACAATTGCGCCTTCACCGAATCGAAGCATATGTCTCTCCTGATAATGTTGGGTCGATTCGAGTGTTAGAAAAAACTGGATTTCGTCAGGAAGGCTTACTAAAGCAATTTCTTTATATCAATGGCGAATGGAAAGATCATTACTATTATGCCTTGATCGAGCAAGAGTTTTGAAAGGGTAAGGCCACCTATAAAAAATGGTGGAATGAGCTGCATCGTTGGTTTGAATCGTGAATACCAAGAGAAGAAGGTGCGAAGAATGGATAAAGATAAATTATTCTCTTATCATAAATGGGCAGCTATCGCTTGTTTGCAACACGTCCAAAATGTAGGCGAAGAATTTTACAGTAAAGAAGGAGCAAACTCTTTTGCTTCTATTCAAGAAACAACTGAGCATGTCTTAGGCGTGGAAAAACTATGGCTACTCCGAATGTCGGGCGTCACGAACCCAACGTTCGAACATTTTGATGTTGAAACAACAGCAAAAGCAATTGAAGCGTATGTGTTGTTGCATGAAGAAATGGAAAGGTTTTTCTCATCCCGCACGGATCAGCAGTGGGAAGAGACACTTCATTACCGGAATATGCGCGGAGATAAATTTTCTACGACAAGAGAAGAAATGTTGTTCACTTTTGTTAACCATGCAAGCTATCATAGAGGACAGGTTACATCTTTGCTTCGACAATTTGGCAAAGAAGGAATCGCACTCGATTATATTTATTTCCAAAAAGAAAACCGCTGAGAATTTCTCAGCGGTTTTCATTGCCATTTACAACAATATCTAATTTACCTGTTGTTGGGTCAATAACTAGCCCATGCACAGGAACATTTTTGTCTAACAATGGATGATGGCGCACCATATTAACACTATGCGCAACACTTTCCGTTACTTCATCAAAGCCGCGAAGCCAACCTTCTAAGTCTACTCCAGAATATTCCATCATCTCAATGGTCTTTTCGTCAATTCCTCGTAATTTCATCTTTTCAAGAATTTCATTAGGTTTAATTGCGGACATCCCACAGTCGTGGTGTCCAATAATGTAAATTTCATCTGCATTTAATTCGTACACCGCGACAATTAGGCTACGCATGATGCCACCAAAAGGATGATTAATGACAGCTCCAGCACTTTTAACAATTTTTACATCACCATTTTTAAAATTCATTGCTTTTGGCAACATTTCAACAAGTCGCGTATCCATACAAGTTAAAATAACAACTTTCTTATCCGGAAATTTAGTAGTCATGTATTCCTCATACTTTTTTTCTTTCACGAACTCTTCGTTGTACTCTAAAATTTGGTCTAGTAAAGCCATTAATCTTCCCCCTTATCGAATGATACTCTTTTATTTTAATCTAAACTTCTGAGAAATACGAATCGAAACAGAGAAATTTTTAGAAATCAGGAATATAGTCATCTTTCAATTATGTAGATTGTTTACAGTTTGTTTTAGGTAAGGGGAGAAGAGAGAAACATCGATGAGTAAAGGAAAAGAGACTAAAGCAATCCCATGAACTTGGGTTTGCTTTAGTCTCGATGTGTTTACCGTGACATCTTTTCTAATTGCTTGATCATGCCAAGTGATAATCCAGTTCCAATAGCCACAGATTCTAATGGCTGAGGTGCGATGTGAACTGGTACTGAAATTTCTTTTGACAGCCATTCTTGCAAACCTTTTAGTAAGGCACCGCCACCGGAAATCACTACTCCTTGGTCCACCATGTCCCCAGACAACTCAGCTGGACAATTTTCCAGCGTGGCACGAATGCACTCAAGAATGGCAGATAACGATTCTTTCAGCGCGTCTTGTGTTTCAAGTGAACTTAAAGTAATTGTTTTAGGTAGGCCCGTCATAATGTCACGTCCACGTATGTCCATCTTTTCGACTTCATGTGAAATCGGTGCATAACCAATTTCTTTTTTGATATTTTCGGCGGTGCGTTCACCGATTAAAACATTGTATTGTTTTCGAACATAATGAATAATGTCTTCATCCATGCGATCGCCAGCTACTTTAACCGTGTTTGATGACACGACTCCACCAAAAGAGATGATGCCGACTTCTGTCGTACCACCACCGATATCAACAATAACACTTGCAACAGGTTCACTAATTGGCAAATTTGCGCCGATTGCAGCTGCAACCGTTTCTTCAATCAAGTGAACGCTTTTAGCGCCGCTTTTTTTGACTGCATCGTGAATTTCACGACGTTCAACTTTAGTGGCTCCGGATGGTGTACAAACCATAACGGTAGGTTTCCGAAAAGCACTCCCAAGTTCTTTCAAGGCTCTTTGCATAACAATGGTCAATAATTCTCTTGTTACATCGAAGTCTGCGATTACGCCATCTTTTAACGGACGAACAATAAGGATGGAATCTGGAGCTTTTCCAAGCATTGCTTTTGCTTCATTGCCAATAGCTAAAACTGCACGTGTCTTTGCATCTAGGGCAACCATCGAAGGTTCATTTATAATAATGCCTTTTTCTTTTGTATAAACTAATATATTTGCAGTTCCTAAATCAATACCAATAGCTGTTGCAGAAAACATTCACGACTACCTCCTATAAATAAAAACCTAAACTTGTTAGAATTTTATCACTACTCACCAACAAACGAAAGAGTCCAAGGAACCTAAAGTAGGTCTAAGGATAATGCCTATTGCAGGAAATCAACTAATAAAAAATATAAAAACCGACTTCAATAAAGAAGCCGGTTTTTATCGCTTAGTATTTTTTTTCAGGAATCGGATCTACATGCTCAGAATCGTGCGTGTGAAGCTCTTTCCCAAGAAAGTGAAGAAGCGTAAAGAAAAAGATGAAAATGACGACCATAAAGCCGAGAACGACAGTGATGTCATAAAACATAATGATAACTCCTCTCTAAACTGTAATTATCAATATTAAGTATACCTGATTTTGAAGGAAAAAATAAGTGTCGAATTATCGATACTTAAAAAGCCCAGTTGCCTCCACGGAAAATCGGTTCACGCGAACCATCTTCTAAAATTCCATCAATATCCATTTCAGAAGAACCTATCATGAAGTCCACATGTGTGATGCTTTGGTTCAAGCCATTTTCCAATAATTCTTCTTGTGACATTGTTTTCCCACCTTCGAGGCAAAATGCATATGCACTACCAATGGCGAAGTGATTCGAAGCATTTTCATCGAACAGCGTATTATAGAATAATATATTCGAATCCGAAATCGGCGAATGATGGGGAACTAGTGCCACTTCTCCTAGGAAGTGTGAACCTTCATCGGTAGCAATTAGTTGTTTCAGTACATCTTCACCTTGTGCAGCTGTAGCATCGACAATTTTCCCGTCTTTAAATGTTATTTTAAAGTCGTCAATAATATTTCCCCCATAGCTTAAAGGCTTCGTACTCGAAACATAGCCATTTACCCCTGTTTTATACGGCACGGTGAACACTTCTTCAGTTGGCATATTGGCCATAAAAGTATCGCCTTTTTCGTTAACCGATCCAGCTCCACACCACAAATGACCTTTTGGAAGTGCAACTTCTAAATCAGTTTTAGGTGAGGTGTAATGTAGTTTCGCATACTTTTTATCGTTCAAGTAATGAACTTTTGTATGCAATAAGCGGTTATGTTCTGCCCATGCCTCGATGGGTTGATCCAAGTCTGCACGAACAGCTTTGAAAATGGCATCCCATAACGCGTCAACTTGCTGCTCTTTTGACAATTCAGGAAATACTTTCGCTGCCCAATCGGAGGAAGGGGCTGCAAGAACTACCCAACTAATTTTGTCAGATTGCACATATTGACGATACTTGCTCAATGCCTGTCCCGTCGCTTTTTGTGAATCGGCAATCCGTTTTGAATCGATTCCAGCTAATAAATCTGGACTTTGAGACACGACACTGATAAAAGCAGCCCCTTGCTCTGCTAATTGTTCACGCTCTTGAACTTTCCAAGAAGGAAATTGTGAAAACGAATCTTCTGGTGCTAATTCAAAGCGTAAACGTGTAATAGCATCATCAGACCAATCGACGTGCACTTGTTTGGCACCGGTTTCATAAGCTTTTTGTGCAAGCAGTCGAACAAAAGGCGCAGAGTCGATAGAAGCAGCGATATAAAGTTGTTGACCAGGTTGAATATTTACTCCCACTTTTATAGCTAGTTCAGCATAGCGGGCTAATTTCTCATTAAAAGACGTCAAATAAATCTCTCCTCTCATCTCTTCTATAGTAGCAATTTTCAGTCACAGCCTGCAACGATTTATAACATACTAGCTAATTAAATATTTCTCTTGTTTTATTTATTACAAAAGTTTATAATTAAACAAAAGTTTAAAACAGGGGGTGTTGAAATGAATCAGAAAGAAATGGAAGTTTTAGAATTGATCCGCCGAAATCCGTACCTGTCCCAACAAGAAATGGCGGAAAAGTTAAACATGTCTAGACCTTCGCTAGCCAATTTCATCTCGAGCCTAATGAGACAAGGTAAAATTTTAGGACGCGCCTATGTATTACCAGAAGAAAAAACAGTCATTTGTATTGGGGGGGCGAATGTTGATAGGAAATTCCTAATGCAGCAGCCTGCACAGATGGGCACTTCAAACCCAGCATCTGTTTCTGGCAGTGTTGGGGGAGTTGCGAGAAATGTTGCTGAAAATTTGGGACGATTAGGCAATTCGGTAAAGTTATTGTCCATTGTTGGAAATGATCCAGAGTGGGAGTTAATCGAAGCAGCATCAAGTTCGTTTATGTCTACAGAACTTACCAAAGCGGTCGAAGGCCTTTCAACTGGAACCTACACAGCGATTTTAGAACCTGATGGTGAAATGATATTAGCAATGGCAGATATGAAAATATATGATTTTATGACACCAAGCTATCTTTCGAAAAATGAAAGTGCTTTACTGTCTGCAACCTTTCTTATAATGGATTTAAACTGTCCACGTGACACGGTAGAATATGTACGAAAACTTGCTTTAGCTAACAGCATTTCATTGGCGGTTATTCCGGTATCGGCTCCAAAGATGAATCATTTGAGTGATGATTTATCTGGGGTTAGTTGGCTAATTTTAAATCGCGATGAAGCAAGTAAATATTTGCACATATCCATAGAGTCAACCGAAGAGTGGTATCAGGCCGCTCAACAAATTGTAGATCGAGGAGCAGAGTCAGTGGTGATTACAGGTGGAAAAGACGGCGCTATAGCTGGAAATTCCACAGGTACTAAACACTATTCTTCAATACCAGTCGAACATGTAGCCGACGTGACAGGTGCTGGGGATGCATTTTCAAGTGCAATCGTCCATAGCATATTAGGTAACCAAGATTTAGACGGAGCGATTCGTGCGGGGATGGTAAATGCGGCAAAAACGTTAGAAAGCAACATGACTGTCCGTAATGAATTAACAGCGATACAACTACAAAAAGAACTGGAGGAAATACAATGAACACAATGATTTCGTATTCAACAGAAGTACAACAGGCACTAGAGGGCAAAAAACCAATCGTAGCGCTCGAGTCAACTATTATTTCACATGGTATGCCTTATCCACAAAACGTCGAAACAGCTCGTATCGTCGAGCAAATTATCCGTGATAACGGTGCAGTTCCAGCAACTATCGCAATAATGGACGGCAAAATTAAAATCGGTTTGTCTGAAGAAGAATTAGAATTACTTGGGAACACGCCAGGTGTTTCTAAAGTTTCGAGAAGAGACATCGGTCAAATAATCGCAACAAATCAAATTGGAGCAACAACTGTAGCAGCAACGATGATCTGCGCAGAACTTGCGGGCATTCGTGTTTTTGCTACGGGTGGTATTGGTGGAGTACACAGAGGTGCAGAAACAACGATGGACATTTCAGCAGATTTGGAAGAACTCTCTCAGACGGGAGTGGCTGTTGTATGTGCAGGAGCAAAATCAATTTTGGATATTGGGTTAACAATGGAATACCTTGAAACAAAAGGTGTTCCCGTTATCGGCTACCAAACTGATGTAATGCCAGCATTCTACACGCGTTCTAGTAATTTTGAGTTAACGTTCCGTACAGACAACGCAGATGAGTTGGCAAAAGTACTAAAAGCAAAATGGGATTTAGGCATTGATGGCGGAGCAGTTATCGCAAATCCAATTCCAGCAGAGCATGCGCTAGAAGAATCGTTCATTAACGACATTATTGCACAGGCAATGGCTGAGGCAACTGACAATGGCATTTCTGGGAAAGAAGTTACGCCTTTCCTGTTAGGTAAAGTAAAAGAATTAACAGAAGGCAAAAGTTTAGTGGCCAATATTGAGTTAGTGAAGCATAATGCAAAAGTTGGAGCAGAACTCGCCGTAGCTTATAACAAACTTTAAGAAGAATTTGTGAAAAGAAGTCCATTCGTGGGCTTCTTTTTTTGTTGGAAAGCGATTAGTGGTTTTTAATGTCTTAAATTTAGGGTAAAGAGATGCAAGGGGTTGAGGTGAATGAAAACAGATGTATTCATTGGCGGAGGCGGAATTGGTGGATTGACGCTTGCTTTGAAATTGGCACAACGAGGCACCCAAGTAATTCTTGCCGAGCGAATGGCTGTAAAGGCACCCACCTATAAAGGGGAGCTATTACAACCAAAAAGCATGCAGATCTTTGATGAACTTGGAATTTATGAGCAAATATGTGATCGGTCAAACGAAATTAAAGTATTAGATATGCTTGAACTTTCTAGCTCTTTGCAAGTAAAAGACCAATCATTCATGGATTACAACGTCTTACCCGGTAAATACAATGCAGCGTATATGATGCATCACGAAGAGTTAAAAGCGGTTATATTAAATGCTGCATGTAAATATAATAATTTTCACTATTTAAAAGGGACTGCCTGTAAAGGGTACGGAGATAAAACAGCTATCCTCCAAAAAGGAACAGAGAAATTTGAAGTGGAAGCCAAATTCTTTTTTGGCGCAGAAGGGCGTTCATCGGTTACCCGAAAAGCGATGGAGGTAGAAGTAAAACAAACCACGTACAATCATCACTTTTTAACAGTTACTTTTCCGCGAGCGAAGGATTTTACAGATGGCAAAATTATTTCTACATATAATCGGTTTTTAGGTCTTTTTCCGCTACCAGATGATCAAGTTCGCAGTGTGTATTTGATCCCTCCAGGCGATTACAAACAGTTAAAAGAAAAGCCAATTAGTCATTTTCATAAACTTTATACAGACTTAGCACCTGTCGTAGATGGTTATGTTCAACAATTAAGCGATTGGAAAAAAATTCAATTGATGATTCCTGTCATGTATCATGCAAATTCTTATGTTAAAGGCAATAAAGCAATTATTGGAGACGCCTGCCACGCTGTTCATCCAATGGCAGGAGAAGGGATGAACATGGCAATACAAGACGCCGATATTTTAGGGGAATTAACAGCAGACATGTTCGAACAGAAAAAAATTCATCCAAGCAATTTAAAATGGTATGAACATGTTCGTTATAAACGCGCTGATCATGTGATTCAATTGAGTCATTTAGCAGCTCTAGCCTATTCGTTTCCATTTAAACCGGTGAGCTATATACGCCAGCGAACATTTGAACGTATGGAAGAAGATCCCATTCTCCACTTTAAGCAAATGTTGAATGTGTCGGGTCTTGGCATGTGGAAAGAAAATGTTCGTGATCGATTTATACAAGGTGGCATTATGCCTGTACGTATGAAGGATTTGCCGAAAGATCGAAAAGAATTAAAGTACTATACACCGGAAGATGATTATCCATGGAAAACGGAGGGACTCATATGATCGACGTGATGAAAATGTTTAAAGCAAGAATGTATATGAAGCGCAACCAGCCTTTTTTGTATAGTTGGCATGCTTATGTTGGGTATGAATTAGATTTATTTAAAGCATTCGAGCGCCCAGTAACAAAATGGGATGTTGCAGATGCTCTTCAACTGGATGAAGATTTATTAAATCAGTGGGTCAGTGTAGGTGTCTCAATTGGTCATTTAAAAGAAGCTGGAAGAGATCGTTATAAAACGTGGAATGCTTGGAAGTTGCCAAAACCAAAAGGCAATAATTCGTCTGGTGTGCTCTTAAAAGAAATGATGGAATTGCATATTCCAACACTTTTAAGTTATCCCGACATGATGCGTAAGCAGGAACGTCTTCATTTTGATGAAGAAAAGCACGCACCAACTGTGGCTGAGACAAGTCGTTTGCTAGAAGTATTAGCGTTGCCGAAAATGACAAGAAGGTTAAAAGAAAAGCACATGGATACAGTATTAGATATTGGTTGTGGTGAAGGAGGCTATATTAAAAAATTAGCTGAACGCTTTCCAAATACGC includes:
- the map gene encoding type I methionyl aminopeptidase; this encodes MIATTEKDIEMLKKAGQMVAEIREAMKAATKAGVTTKEIDELGGKLFEELGGVSGPKSEYDFPGYTCISVNEEVAHGIPGNRVIQDGDIVNIDVSGSYEGYFSDTGISFVVGEGHAEKEKICAAAASAFDRAMTKVKAGAKLNQIGKAVEREAKEQGLFVIKNLTGHGIGKSLHEAPQHILNYYDAWETTILKEGMVLAVEPFISQKSEHIIESGDGWTFITPDQSLVAQIEHTVLVTKGEPILLTKLNN
- a CDS encoding tryptophan-rich sensory protein, translating into MIRVLLMTIAFIAVIVMNTLANTLPLNGQTTGEVSNRLLVLFTPAGYVFSIWSIIYLLLAVWIIAFWVRLRKGQTPSYTLALMFILSCVFNISWLLLWHYEFFATSIVAMLGYLIALIILYLQYANSEKSFTERLPISINMGWISVATIANISFVLTYYNWNGWGLSDQLWTVIMLTVATALALHIRFHHMDIPYAAVFIWAFIGIAIKHGTGEMLVTTASLFLSGVILTGILLIKKRNPIN
- a CDS encoding M3 family oligoendopeptidase, with product MTVKYPETWDLDTLFSGGSESQELRLHMNQAVTMLTEFEKLVQKFKGPTGKEDAENVYDLLEKMSEVMRHLSQSGAFIGCLMAQNTQDKKAGILESEAASLSARFQNSFQKIQQDLTKTEDAVWNELLNEDLLRKFTFILNEWREEAKQLLSEKEESMITALSTDGYHGWSQLYDMLVGEIKVTVTVDGETKLLSVGQANNLSSHKDSAVRKESYEKLEEAWTEKEEFFAKTLNSIGGFRLEIYKKRGWENVLQEPLHINRMKQETLDAMWGAISKNKQPFVDYLTKKAELLGKDGLDWYDVDAPVTESTQQFSYQEGAEFILKQFGKFGPELEYFAKQAFEKGWIEAENRPNKRPGGFCTGLPLSEESRIFMTYSGSMSNVATLAHELGHAFHSYALRPVHSLNRSYAMNVAETASTFAEMIVADAAVKNAQSKEEKIALLEDKVQRSVAFFMNIHSRFLFETRFYEERKKGVVPAARLNELMEQAQQEGFAGGLSSTHPHFWASKLHFYITQVPFYNFPYTFGYLFSLSVYAKALEAGSSFEEKYMALLRDTAVMSAEDLAMKHLGEDITQQAFWEKGIALCIQDAKEFISLTSAEA
- a CDS encoding GNAT family N-acetyltransferase, which encodes MNLLFEGQTCYLRSLTVEDAEEMVHLLLRNRGYWSVYEPSHRDSYFTPAVQREKIRESIYQARENREYSVGIFEHKTNKLIGHISVYSVKRMPFLSALVGYSIDEKYVGKGIATEAVKLMTIFGFEQLRLHRIEAYVSPDNVGSIRVLEKTGFRQEGLLKQFLYINGEWKDHYYYALIEQEF
- a CDS encoding DinB family protein → MDKDKLFSYHKWAAIACLQHVQNVGEEFYSKEGANSFASIQETTEHVLGVEKLWLLRMSGVTNPTFEHFDVETTAKAIEAYVLLHEEMERFFSSRTDQQWEETLHYRNMRGDKFSTTREEMLFTFVNHASYHRGQVTSLLRQFGKEGIALDYIYFQKENR
- a CDS encoding beta-class carbonic anhydrase produces the protein MALLDQILEYNEEFVKEKKYEEYMTTKFPDKKVVILTCMDTRLVEMLPKAMNFKNGDVKIVKSAGAVINHPFGGIMRSLIVAVYELNADEIYIIGHHDCGMSAIKPNEILEKMKLRGIDEKTIEMMEYSGVDLEGWLRGFDEVTESVAHSVNMVRHHPLLDKNVPVHGLVIDPTTGKLDIVVNGNENR
- the mreBH gene encoding rod-share determining protein MreBH translates to MFSATAIGIDLGTANILVYTKEKGIIINEPSMVALDAKTRAVLAIGNEAKAMLGKAPDSILIVRPLKDGVIADFDVTRELLTIVMQRALKELGSAFRKPTVMVCTPSGATKVERREIHDAVKKSGAKSVHLIEETVAAAIGANLPISEPVASVIVDIGGGTTEVGIISFGGVVSSNTVKVAGDRMDEDIIHYVRKQYNVLIGERTAENIKKEIGYAPISHEVEKMDIRGRDIMTGLPKTITLSSLETQDALKESLSAILECIRATLENCPAELSGDMVDQGVVISGGGALLKGLQEWLSKEISVPVHIAPQPLESVAIGTGLSLGMIKQLEKMSR
- a CDS encoding aminopeptidase, coding for MTSFNEKLARYAELAIKVGVNIQPGQQLYIAASIDSAPFVRLLAQKAYETGAKQVHVDWSDDAITRLRFELAPEDSFSQFPSWKVQEREQLAEQGAAFISVVSQSPDLLAGIDSKRIADSQKATGQALSKYRQYVQSDKISWVVLAAPSSDWAAKVFPELSKEQQVDALWDAIFKAVRADLDQPIEAWAEHNRLLHTKVHYLNDKKYAKLHYTSPKTDLEVALPKGHLWCGAGSVNEKGDTFMANMPTEEVFTVPYKTGVNGYVSSTKPLSYGGNIIDDFKITFKDGKIVDATAAQGEDVLKQLIATDEGSHFLGEVALVPHHSPISDSNILFYNTLFDENASNHFAIGSAYAFCLEGGKTMSQEELLENGLNQSITHVDFMIGSSEMDIDGILEDGSREPIFRGGNWAF
- a CDS encoding carbohydrate kinase; the protein is MNQKEMEVLELIRRNPYLSQQEMAEKLNMSRPSLANFISSLMRQGKILGRAYVLPEEKTVICIGGANVDRKFLMQQPAQMGTSNPASVSGSVGGVARNVAENLGRLGNSVKLLSIVGNDPEWELIEAASSSFMSTELTKAVEGLSTGTYTAILEPDGEMILAMADMKIYDFMTPSYLSKNESALLSATFLIMDLNCPRDTVEYVRKLALANSISLAVIPVSAPKMNHLSDDLSGVSWLILNRDEASKYLHISIESTEEWYQAAQQIVDRGAESVVITGGKDGAIAGNSTGTKHYSSIPVEHVADVTGAGDAFSSAIVHSILGNQDLDGAIRAGMVNAAKTLESNMTVRNELTAIQLQKELEEIQ
- a CDS encoding pseudouridine-5'-phosphate glycosidase produces the protein MNTMISYSTEVQQALEGKKPIVALESTIISHGMPYPQNVETARIVEQIIRDNGAVPATIAIMDGKIKIGLSEEELELLGNTPGVSKVSRRDIGQIIATNQIGATTVAATMICAELAGIRVFATGGIGGVHRGAETTMDISADLEELSQTGVAVVCAGAKSILDIGLTMEYLETKGVPVIGYQTDVMPAFYTRSSNFELTFRTDNADELAKVLKAKWDLGIDGGAVIANPIPAEHALEESFINDIIAQAMAEATDNGISGKEVTPFLLGKVKELTEGKSLVANIELVKHNAKVGAELAVAYNKL